The genomic window GTCCACCGCGGCGAAGCGCTGCAGGTGCGAGCGATGGATCACGCTGGCATCGCTGAGCAGCTGGTTGAGCAGGCGGCTCATGTGGGTGGCGTTGCGTTCGATGGCCAGCAGGCTGCGCCGCATGTCTTCCGGATCGTCATCGTCCAGTGCCAGCTGCGCCTGCGCGCGCAGTGCCGCCAGCGGCGTGCGCATCTGGTGCGCGGCTTCGGCCATGAATGCGCGCAGCGTCTCGTTGCTGCTGGAAAGACGCTCCATGAAGCGGTTCAACGCCGCCACCATCTGGTCCATCTCGCGCGGCACGCGGGCATCGAGCGGTTTCAGGTCGGACGGCTCGCGCCGCGACAGCTCGCGTTCGACCCGCACCAGCGGCCGGAAGGCGCGGTGCACGCCGAACGCCACCAGCGCCAGCAGCATGCCCGACAGCACCCCGATGGCCAGCAGCGCGCGGTTGACCAGGTCCTGTGCCACCGCTTCGCGCGCGCGTCGGGTCTGCCCCACCTGGACCTGCACTTCGCCCTGCGCCGACGCGGCGGCGAAGCTGCGGCTGACCACCACGAAGCGCACGGTCTCGCCGCTGTACGCAGCATCGAACAGGTACGGCTGGGTGCCCGGCCGGCGCGGCGATGCCGGCAGGTCGTCATAGCCGGTGATGAGCGTGCCGCGGCTGTCGGCGACCCGGTAGAACACGCGGTCCTCCGGCGCCATCGCCAGCAGGTCCAGCGCCGCGTAGGGCAGGTCGACCTGCCACTGGCCATCCACCAGCGCCACCGAATCGGCGATCGACAGCGCCGAGGACACCAGCAGGTGGTCGTAGGAGCGATTGGCCGCACGCTGGCCGTAATCGCGTGCGGCGAACAGCAGGGCCACCGCGAACACCGCCAGCAACGCGCCCAGATACAGCAGCAGGGTGCGCCGCAGCGAGCCGGGCGCGGCAGGGGCCGGGGATTCAGCTGTCGCCATCGGCGCTATCGTCACTGGTTTCCAGCAGGTAGCCGACACCGCGCACGGTGGTGATGCGCAGCGGCGCGCCGGCGAGCTTCCTGCGCAATCGACCGATGTACAGCTCGATGGCATTGGGACCGGCTTCGTCATCGAAGCCGAACAGGCCGTTGCCGATCTCGTCCTTGCCCACGACCTGGCCGAGGCGGCCGACCAGGATCTCCAGCAGCCGGTACTCGCGGTTGGGCAGTTCGATCGGCTCGCCGTCCAGGCTCACCCGGTGCGCGGCGTTGTCGAACTGGAAGCCACCGATCTGCACCACCTCGCTGGCCTGGCCACGGGCGCGGCGCAGCAGCACCCGGCAGCGCGCCTCGAACTCGCGGAAATCGAACGGCTTGCCGAGATAGTCGTCGGCGCCCACGTCCAGTGCCTGCACGCGGTCTTCGATGCCATCGCGTGCGGTCAGCATCAGCACCGGCGTGCTGTCACCGCGCTCGCGCATGCCGGCCAGCACGCGCAGGCCATCGAGCTTGGGCAGGCCGATATCCAGCACCACCAGATCGAAGCTCTGGTAGCGCAGCACGCTGGCCGCGGCCAGCCCGTCGGCCTGCCAGTCCACGGCGTGCCCGCTGCGGCGCATGCGTCGGATGATCGCATCGGCCAGGTCCGGGTTGTCTTCGACCAGCAGCAGGCGCATGGGTACGGATGTGGGAGGGGAAACGAATGCTACCGCATGCCGCCGCAGGGGCCCGCCGGGCATGGCCCGGCGCTACCGGGTGTCGCGGCGCCGATGTGTTCCGCCGGGCGTGGCCCGGCGCTACCGGGCACGGTCGCAGCGGCGCGCTTTACGCTGCACCGCACAAACCGCTGACAGGACGATGACAGCTACGGCAACCCAGACTGCGGCCGCGCACCGTCCGGTGCCCACGATTGCCGCGCGCCTGGCGCGCACCTGGGAGGGTTTGTGGAATTCACGTTTGCCTGGCGGCGTCCTGCCGCCATGATGGCCCTGGCTGCGCTGTCCGCGCCGGCCCTCGCCGCCGAAGACGACCGTCCGGTCACCGCCACCCTCGGTGGCCGCCTGCACCTGGACTTCGCCACCTTCGACAACGACAACCGCGGCACCCCGAACAAGGACGACACCGAGATCCGCCGCGCCTGGCTGGACGTATCGGGCAGGTTCTTCGTGGTCGACTACAAGCTGGAAGCCGATTTCTCCGGCGACCGCGTCGAGGCCAAGGATGTGTATCTCAGCCGCAGCTTCGGCAATGCCGGCAAGCTCACCGTCGGCCAGTTCAAGCAGTATTTCTCGCTGGATGACCGCACCAGCTCCAACTACGGCAGCTTCCTGGAGCGCGGCAACGCCGGCACCACGCTGGCGCCGCTGTACCGGCTGGGCGCGTCGTGGCAGGCGAACCCGGGTGACTTCACCTGGGCGGCCAGCATCTACAGCCTGGAAAGCATCGACGCCTGGCAGGTCAAGGGCCGGGCCGCCGGTGGCCGCGTCACCTGGGCGCCGTCGCCCAGCGACGGCGACGTGCTGCACCTGGGCCTGTCGCTGGCCCGCGAGGCGTACGACAACCCCGGCGCGAGCGGTGCCCCCGGGCTGAAGATCCGCCCGCGCCCGGCCGGCCATCTGTCGGACGAAAGCCGCCTGACCCTGGTCGACTTCTCCGCCGGCCGCGATACCGACGTCAACAAGTGGTCGCTGGAATACGCGCAGGTGCGCGGCCCGCTGTCCTGGCAGGGCGAATTCAGTGGCGCCACCTTCGACGACGGTGCCCAGCGCGGCGACGTGATGGCCGCCTACGGCATGCTCAGCTGGTTCGTCACCGGCGAAAGCCGCGCCTACGACCGCAAGACCGGCCGTTTTGCGCGGGTGAAGAACATCCGTCACAAGGCCGGTGCCTTCGAAGTGGCGTTGCGCTATGACCAGATGTGGGGCGCGCAGCACCTGGACGGTGCACCGGACCTGCGCCGCGGCAGCACCGAAGCATGGACGCTGGGGGGCAACTGGTACCTGCGCGACAACCTGCGCTTCATGCTCAACGTGATCGAGAGCCGCAACCGCGACCGCCTGGCCGGGGTCACGCTGGACCGCACGCGCGCAGTCACCGGCCGCCTGCAGTACGACTTCTGAACCCGGCAATCCGGGCACGCCGCCCGGACCCCTTCCACTCCCCCACGTCCTGTTTCCGCAAGGAGTCCGCAGATGATGCTGAGCATCCTCGGCTTTGGCATGGTCATTACGTTCATGTACTTGATCATGAGCAAACGCCTGTCGCCGCTCGTCGCCCTGATCACCATCCCCATCCTGTTCGCGCTGATCGGCGGCTTCGGCGCCGGCATCGACGAAATGATGCTGGAGGGCATCAAGAAGATCGCGCCGACCGGCGTGATGCTGATGTTCGCCATCCTGTACTTCGGGGTGATGATCGATGCCGGCCTGTTCGATCCGCTGGTGCGGGTGATCCTGCGCTTCGTCAAGGGCGATCCGATGAAGATCGTGCTCGGCACGGCGGTGCTGGCGATGCTGATCTCGCTCGACGGCGACGGCTCGACCACCTACATGATCACCGTCTCGGCGATGCTGCCGCTGTATCAGCGCCTGGGCATGAACGCGCTGAACATGACCTGCGTGACCATCCTCGCCGGCGGCGTGATGAACCTGACCCCGTGGGGCGGA from Stenotrophomonas sp. 704A1 includes these protein-coding regions:
- a CDS encoding sensor histidine kinase, with the protein product MATAESPAPAAPGSLRRTLLLYLGALLAVFAVALLFAARDYGQRAANRSYDHLLVSSALSIADSVALVDGQWQVDLPYAALDLLAMAPEDRVFYRVADSRGTLITGYDDLPASPRRPGTQPYLFDAAYSGETVRFVVVSRSFAAASAQGEVQVQVGQTRRAREAVAQDLVNRALLAIGVLSGMLLALVAFGVHRAFRPLVRVERELSRREPSDLKPLDARVPREMDQMVAALNRFMERLSSSNETLRAFMAEAAHQMRTPLAALRAQAQLALDDDDPEDMRRSLLAIERNATHMSRLLNQLLSDASVIHRSHLQRFAAVDLAETVHQALHEALPQAGPAPRVQLAMTAEPVQVHGDALLLREAIKNLVDNAMKYGGDGPLQIALTVEGGQAVLTIADHGAGIAAADAERVFERFARGEGAPSGGAGLGLAIVKRVVDSHGGRIDLSNRPQGGLVATIRLPRSTP
- a CDS encoding response regulator transcription factor, whose protein sequence is MRLLLVEDNPDLADAIIRRMRRSGHAVDWQADGLAAASVLRYQSFDLVVLDIGLPKLDGLRVLAGMRERGDSTPVLMLTARDGIEDRVQALDVGADDYLGKPFDFREFEARCRVLLRRARGQASEVVQIGGFQFDNAAHRVSLDGEPIELPNREYRLLEILVGRLGQVVGKDEIGNGLFGFDDEAGPNAIELYIGRLRRKLAGAPLRITTVRGVGYLLETSDDSADGDS
- a CDS encoding OprO/OprP family phosphate-selective porin, which translates into the protein MMALAALSAPALAAEDDRPVTATLGGRLHLDFATFDNDNRGTPNKDDTEIRRAWLDVSGRFFVVDYKLEADFSGDRVEAKDVYLSRSFGNAGKLTVGQFKQYFSLDDRTSSNYGSFLERGNAGTTLAPLYRLGASWQANPGDFTWAASIYSLESIDAWQVKGRAAGGRVTWAPSPSDGDVLHLGLSLAREAYDNPGASGAPGLKIRPRPAGHLSDESRLTLVDFSAGRDTDVNKWSLEYAQVRGPLSWQGEFSGATFDDGAQRGDVMAAYGMLSWFVTGESRAYDRKTGRFARVKNIRHKAGAFEVALRYDQMWGAQHLDGAPDLRRGSTEAWTLGGNWYLRDNLRFMLNVIESRNRDRLAGVTLDRTRAVTGRLQYDF